Proteins encoded by one window of Moorella humiferrea:
- the carB gene encoding carbamoyl-phosphate synthase large subunit: MPVKRGLKKIMVIGSGPIIIGQAAEFDYAGTQACRALKEEGMEVVLVNSNPATIMTDRDMADRIYLEPLNLEFVARILRKERPDGLIPTLGGQVGLNLALELAEAGVLEETGVELLGTPLKAIQRAEDREQFKAMMLKLGEPVPESRIVNTVEDALAFAGEIGYPVIVRPAYTLGGTGGGVARNEEELKTIALKGLKLSLIKQILVERSVAGWKEIEYEVIRDGADNCITVCNMENIDPVGIHTGDSIVVAPSQTLSDREYHLLRRSSLKIIRALGIEGGCNIQFALDPGSMRYYVIEVNPRVSRSSALASKATGYPIARVATKIALGLTLDEIPNAVTRETKASFEPALDYVVVKIPRFPFDKFSLAERLLGTQMKATGEVMAIDRTFSGALLKAIRSLELKLDGLRVPAFQRFSEGALRRKMAEADDERLFVIAEALRRGWTIATIHEITGIDPYFLGEIEKIVAMEERLIAIGPTLDGATLRRAKAMGFSDGEIANFTGLPPSAIARRRQDEGIRPTFKMVDTCAAEFEAVTPYYYSSYDVEDEVRPLEGRKVVVLGAGPIRIGQGIEFDYCSVHAAWALRRAGVHSIMINNNPETVSTDFDTSDRLYFEPLTPENVLNVLEREQPEGVIVQFGGQTAINLAKTVAEAGFKILGTEVADIDRAEDREKFDDLLHELNIPRPRGGAATSVGEAARIAKEIGFPVLVRPSYVLGGRAMEIVHSEGELLEYATTAVRVAPEHPILVDKYLPGTEVEVDAVSDGETVLIPGIMEHVERAGVHSGDSIAIYPAHSLPPGVTEKIVAYTERLARALKIRGLINIQFVIHQGEVYVLEVNPRSSRTVPYLSKITGVPMVALATNIMLGKTLPEMGYDGGLLAPPDFTAVKVPVFSFGKLLQVDTSLGPEMKSTGEVMGIDADYERALYKGLVAAGCAIPHHGTLLATIADKDKAEAIPIIKGFAELGFKVVATAGTAGALAAAGLFVERVGKIREGSPHILDYIREGKIHFVLNTLTRGKMPGRDGFKIRRAAAELGIPCLTSLDTARALLTVLRSLKSGKDFELKSLQEYVPQQ; the protein is encoded by the coding sequence ATGCCCGTAAAACGGGGTTTAAAAAAGATTATGGTCATCGGTTCCGGCCCCATCATCATCGGTCAGGCGGCGGAATTTGATTACGCCGGCACCCAGGCCTGCCGGGCCTTGAAGGAAGAGGGGATGGAAGTCGTCCTGGTCAATTCCAACCCGGCCACCATTATGACCGACAGGGATATGGCTGATCGTATTTATCTCGAGCCCTTGAATTTAGAATTTGTGGCCAGGATCTTGCGCAAAGAACGGCCCGACGGGCTGATACCGACCCTCGGCGGGCAGGTAGGGCTAAATCTCGCTCTGGAGCTGGCCGAAGCCGGTGTCCTGGAGGAAACGGGAGTGGAGCTTCTGGGCACTCCTTTAAAGGCCATCCAGCGGGCCGAGGACCGGGAGCAGTTCAAGGCTATGATGCTGAAACTGGGGGAACCGGTACCCGAGAGCCGCATCGTCAACACTGTGGAAGACGCCCTGGCCTTTGCTGGAGAAATCGGCTACCCCGTCATCGTAAGGCCGGCCTACACCCTGGGCGGCACCGGCGGCGGCGTGGCCAGGAATGAAGAAGAACTAAAGACCATTGCCCTAAAAGGTTTGAAATTGAGTCTCATCAAACAGATCCTTGTGGAGCGCTCCGTGGCGGGCTGGAAGGAAATCGAGTACGAGGTAATCCGCGACGGCGCCGACAACTGCATCACCGTCTGCAATATGGAAAACATCGACCCCGTAGGCATTCACACCGGCGATAGCATCGTCGTCGCTCCATCCCAGACCCTATCCGACCGCGAGTACCACCTCCTGCGCCGCTCTTCCCTCAAAATAATCCGCGCCCTGGGCATCGAAGGGGGCTGCAACATCCAGTTCGCCCTGGATCCCGGCAGCATGCGTTATTACGTTATAGAGGTCAATCCCCGGGTCAGCCGTTCCAGCGCCCTGGCTTCCAAGGCCACGGGCTACCCCATCGCCCGGGTGGCCACCAAAATCGCCCTGGGTTTAACCCTGGACGAGATTCCCAACGCCGTCACCCGGGAAACAAAGGCCTCCTTTGAACCGGCCCTTGACTATGTCGTCGTTAAAATCCCGCGGTTTCCCTTTGATAAGTTCTCCCTCGCCGAGCGTCTCCTGGGCACCCAGATGAAGGCCACGGGGGAAGTCATGGCCATCGACCGTACCTTCAGCGGCGCCCTGTTAAAGGCCATCCGCTCCCTGGAACTGAAACTCGACGGTTTGAGGGTGCCGGCCTTCCAGCGTTTCTCCGAAGGCGCCCTGCGCCGCAAGATGGCCGAAGCCGACGACGAGCGCCTTTTCGTCATCGCCGAAGCCCTGCGCCGCGGCTGGACCATCGCCACCATCCATGAAATAACCGGCATTGATCCCTATTTTTTGGGCGAGATCGAAAAGATCGTGGCCATGGAAGAAAGGCTCATCGCCATAGGCCCTACCTTGGACGGGGCGACTTTGAGGCGGGCCAAGGCCATGGGCTTCAGCGACGGCGAGATTGCCAATTTTACCGGCCTACCGCCATCTGCCATCGCCCGGCGGCGTCAGGATGAGGGGATCCGGCCCACCTTCAAGATGGTGGATACCTGCGCCGCCGAGTTTGAAGCCGTCACCCCTTACTATTATTCCAGCTACGACGTGGAAGACGAGGTGCGGCCGTTGGAAGGCCGCAAGGTGGTGGTCCTGGGGGCGGGACCCATCCGTATCGGTCAGGGGATCGAGTTTGACTACTGCTCGGTCCATGCCGCCTGGGCCCTGCGCCGCGCCGGCGTGCACTCCATAATGATCAACAACAACCCGGAAACGGTGAGTACCGACTTTGACACTTCCGACCGCCTATACTTTGAACCCTTAACGCCGGAAAACGTATTGAACGTTTTAGAGCGGGAGCAGCCGGAAGGGGTCATCGTCCAGTTCGGCGGCCAGACGGCCATCAATTTGGCCAAAACGGTGGCCGAAGCCGGTTTCAAAATCCTGGGGACCGAAGTGGCCGATATCGACCGCGCTGAAGACAGGGAAAAATTCGACGACCTCCTCCATGAACTCAATATCCCCCGGCCACGGGGCGGAGCGGCGACTTCCGTGGGTGAAGCGGCGCGCATCGCCAAAGAGATAGGCTTCCCGGTGCTGGTGCGGCCCTCCTACGTCCTGGGCGGCCGGGCCATGGAGATCGTCCACAGCGAGGGTGAGCTTCTGGAGTATGCCACCACCGCCGTGCGCGTGGCTCCGGAACACCCCATCCTGGTTGATAAATACCTGCCGGGTACGGAGGTAGAAGTCGATGCCGTAAGCGACGGGGAAACCGTTCTCATTCCCGGCATAATGGAACACGTCGAGCGAGCCGGCGTCCATTCCGGCGACAGCATCGCCATTTACCCGGCCCACAGCCTGCCGCCGGGGGTGACGGAAAAGATCGTCGCCTACACCGAAAGGCTGGCCAGAGCCCTGAAGATCCGCGGCCTCATCAATATCCAGTTCGTCATCCATCAGGGAGAAGTCTACGTCCTGGAGGTCAATCCCCGTTCCAGCCGCACGGTGCCGTATCTTTCCAAGATCACCGGCGTGCCCATGGTGGCCCTGGCGACCAACATCATGCTGGGCAAAACCCTGCCTGAAATGGGTTACGACGGGGGGTTGCTTGCGCCGCCGGACTTCACCGCCGTCAAGGTTCCCGTCTTTTCCTTCGGCAAACTCCTCCAGGTGGATACTTCCCTGGGTCCGGAGATGAAGTCCACCGGCGAAGTTATGGGTATCGACGCCGATTATGAACGGGCCCTTTACAAGGGGCTGGTGGCCGCCGGCTGCGCCATTCCCCATCACGGCACCCTGCTGGCCACCATCGCCGACAAGGACAAGGCGGAAGCCATACCCATTATCAAGGGCTTTGCCGAACTGGGCTTTAAAGTCGTGGCCACGGCCGGCACGGCCGGCGCCCTGGCCGCAGCGGGGCTCTTTGTGGAAAGGGTGGGGAAGATCCGCGAAGGTTCGCCCCACATCCTGGATTATATCCGGGAAGGGAAGATCCATTTCGTCCTCAATACCCTGACCCGGGGCAAGATGCCCGGCCGTGACGGTTTTAAGATCCGCCGCGCCGCCGCCGAACTGGGTATTCCCTGCCTGACGTCCCTGGATACGGCCCGGGCCCTGCTGACCGTGCTCCGCTCATTAAAGTCGGGAAAGGACTTCGAGTTAAAGTCCCTTCAGGAGTATGTTCCACAACAATGA
- the pyrF gene encoding orotidine-5'-phosphate decarboxylase, translating into MRAKDKIIVALDVPGLAAGEELVRRLLPYVGMFKVGLELYTAAGPAAVHMIKEHGGKVFADLKLHDIPNTVAGAARALVRLGVDMLNVHAAGGRKMLCAAAAAVREEAAALGRPAPLLIAVTVLTSLDGDALRNEVGIEREVEDQVVRWARLTQEAGLDGVVASPREIQAIRRACGPDFLIVTPGVRPAGADPGDQSRIMTPQDALRQGASYLVIGRPITAAPDPAAAARAIGEEMEGALGNNV; encoded by the coding sequence ATGCGGGCTAAGGATAAAATCATCGTGGCCTTGGATGTGCCTGGCCTGGCGGCAGGCGAGGAGCTGGTCAGACGGCTGCTCCCCTATGTCGGTATGTTTAAAGTGGGCTTGGAACTTTATACCGCGGCAGGGCCGGCGGCGGTCCATATGATCAAGGAGCATGGGGGGAAAGTCTTTGCCGACCTGAAGCTCCACGATATCCCCAACACGGTGGCCGGGGCGGCCCGGGCTCTAGTGCGCCTGGGGGTGGACATGCTGAACGTCCATGCCGCCGGGGGCAGGAAGATGCTCTGCGCGGCGGCCGCCGCCGTTCGTGAAGAAGCGGCTGCCCTTGGCCGGCCAGCACCTCTCCTTATTGCCGTTACCGTATTAACCAGTCTGGATGGCGACGCCCTGCGTAATGAAGTGGGCATTGAACGGGAAGTAGAAGACCAGGTGGTCCGCTGGGCCAGACTGACCCAGGAAGCGGGGCTGGACGGCGTGGTGGCTTCCCCTCGGGAGATTCAGGCCATAAGGAGGGCCTGCGGCCCCGATTTTCTCATCGTTACACCCGGCGTGCGACCGGCTGGAGCCGACCCCGGTGACCAGAGCCGCATAATGACGCCCCAGGATGCCCTGCGGCAGGGTGCTTCTTACCTGGTCATCGGCCGTCCCATCACCGCCGCCCCCGATCCGGCAGCAGCGGCCCGGGCCATAGGGGAAGAAATGGAGGGAGCTTTAGGAAACAATGTCTGA